From the Glandiceps talaboti chromosome 10, keGlaTala1.1, whole genome shotgun sequence genome, one window contains:
- the LOC144440824 gene encoding TNF receptor-associated factor 2-like: MSGYSPAILAVRDEVDKFLCIQCKLLLRNPLQSYCGHRFCRNCLDDIFRQNATYNCPICYPEDPSEDSILKRDTVFPDRAIYREMKNLQTKCIYDNCRWKGPFSQYEKHEPICEYRLVECTRDGCSEKIRRIDLDEHLEKTCVMREETCSYCQERMVFRDMQRHHNICPKYPVPCRNCRQEIMRGKLEAHMDLKNGDCPRKMQQCDYVRIGCETLIEVGTQVEHNTSYIEHHMALLLQAVSQISEYRENVEESAAQAQQLTITVDGHGHKIETLRMHLDRMKNDLERNPPQSHVSPSHNNLQKYHEIVDKLEKSTGDLNNNCRTLDRRVTTYEGIVAVLNVEVERNAEIVQKMNNGQKDFRENLNGMDRKTKAQDRIIALKDVTLAEQDLRIQSLEMASYDGILTWRITGIARKKRDAISGRTLSIYSPYFFSSRYGYKMCARIYLNGDGMGKGSHVSLFFVIMKGDYDAILKWPFSQKVTFMWIDQNNREHVIDAFRPDPESSSFKRPTGDMNIASGCPLFMALNLLDSGGHAYIKDDTAFLRIIVDTSDL; encoded by the exons ATGTCAGGTTATTCGCCAGCTATTTTGGCAGTAAGGGATGAAGTTGACAAATTCCTCTGCATACAATGTAAACTGTTGCTTAGGAACCCCCTGCAAAGTTATTGTGGACATCGATTTTGCAGAAATTGTCTTGACGATATATTCAG gCAAAATGCAACATACAACTGTCCAATATGTTATCCAGAAGACCCGTCAGAGGACAGTATTTTGAAAAGGGACACG GTATTTCCTGATAGAGCAATCTACCGAGAAATGAAAAACCTACAAACTAAATGTATCTATGACAACTGTAGATGGAAGGGACCATTCAGCCAATATGAG AAACACGAACCAATTTGCGAATATAGATTGGTCGAATGTACCAGAGATGGCTGCTCAGAGAAAATACGAAGAATAGATCTGGACGAGCATCTGGAAAAGACCTGTGTCATGAGAGAAGAGACGTGTTCATATTGCCAAGAAAGAATGGTTTTCAGAGATATGCAG AGACACCATAACATTTGCCCAAAATATCCTGTACCTTGTAGAAATTGTAGGCAGGAGATAATGCGTGGAAAG CTGGAAGCACACATGGACTTgaagaatggagattgtccgaGAAAGATGCAGCAATGTGATTACGTCCGGATTGGCTGTGAAACTTTG ATCGAAGTTGGAACGCAAGTTGAGCATAATACCAGCTATATCGAACATCACATGGCGTTACTACTGCAGGCAGTATCACAAATCTCAGAATACAGAGAAAATGTCGAAGAGAGCGCTGCACAAGCTCAACAACTCACCATCACAGTCGATGGCCATGGGCACAAGATTGAAACTCTCCGTATGCACTTAGATCGCATGAAAAATGATCTGGAACGCAATCCTCCTCAAAGTCATGTCTCGCCATCTCATAATAACCTACAGAAATATCATGAAATAGTCGACAAGTTGGAAAAATCAACCGGTGATTTGAACAACAATTGCAGAACGCTTGATAGAAGGGTTACCACCTATGAGGGAATAGTTGCTGTCTTGAATGTAGAAGTTGAGCGAAATGCAGAGATAGTGCAGAAGATGAATAACGGACAGAAAGATTTTAGAGAAAATCTGAATGGTATGGATAGAAAGACGAAAGCCCAAGACCGGATAATTGCTCTGAAAGATGTCACCCTCGCTGAACAAGACTTACGAATTCAGTCGTTAGAGATGGCTAGTTATGATGGTATTTTGACCTGGCGAATCACTGGCATTGCAAGGAAGAAACGTGACGCCATTTCCGGTCGCACGCTCTCCATCTATTCACCATACTTCTTTTCAAGTCGCTATGGTTACAAGATGTGCGCGCGCATCTACCTAAATGGTGACGGAATGGGCAAGGGAAGTCACGTGTCATTATTCTTCGTCATCATGAAGGGGGATTACGACGCCATTTTGAAATGGCCATTCAGCCAGAAGGTAACCTTTATGTGGATTGACCAGAATAACAGGGAGCATGTAATCGATGCATTTCGCCCTGATCCAGAGTCGTCATCATTTAAACGTCCAACAGGTGACATGAATATTGCTTCAGGATGTCCCCTGTTCATGGCACTGAATCTTCTGGATAGTGGTGGCCACGCATACATCAAAGATGACACGGCTTTTTTACGTATCATCGTCGACACCAGCGATTTGTGA
- the LOC144440651 gene encoding TNF receptor-associated factor 2-like, with protein sequence MPGYHPTILEESEDYVKFLCTHCKMLLKEPLQSYCGHRFCRKCTDEMFSFQPKYNCPVCYPEDPSEENILTSKTMFPDRAIQREMNNLNTKCINGMCKWKGKFYQYESHHDQCRKYPIPCRNCGQEIFREKLEEHTDVNTGDCPRKMQPCEYQQIGCDIMVDVGQQMIHNGEFIEHHMTLLLRVVSNISGFRERVEEGAAQVQQLAVTVGEQRGTIESLREHLGRMENDLKHIPAQSRALPSHISLQKYHEIVDKLGKSTSDLNNNCSTLDRRVTTYEGIVAVVNVEVERNAEIVQKMNKEHRDIRENLDGMDRKTKAQDRIIALKDVTLAEQDLRIQSLEMASYDGILTWRITGIARKRRDAISGRTLSIYSPYFFSSRHGYKMCARIYLNGDGMGKGSHVSLFFVIMKGEYDAILKWPFCQKVTFMLIDQNNREHVIDAFRPDPDSSSFKRPTGDMNIASGCPLFMALSVLDSSHHAYIKDDTVFLRIIVDTSDL encoded by the exons ATGCCAGGATATCACCCCACAATTTTAGAAGAATCGGAGGACTATGTTAAATTTCTGTGTACGCACTGCAAAATGCTGCTTAAAGAACCTCTGCAAAGTTACTGTGGCCACAGATTTTGCAGAAAGTGTACGGACGAAATGTTCAG ttttcaACCAAAGTACAACTGTCCTGTATGCTATCCTGAAGATCCCTCAGAAGAAAACATACTGACTTCGAAAACG ATGTTTCCAGATAGAGCCATTCAACGAGAAATGAACAACTTAAATACGAAATGCATCAACGGTATGTGTAAATGGAAGGGAAAATTTTACCAGTACGAG AGTCACCATGACCAATGTCGAAAATACCCGATTCCTTGCAGGAACTGTGGTCAAGAGATATTTCGTGAAAAG CTTGAAGAGCATACTGACGTAAATACCGGAGACTGTCCGAGGAAAATGCAACCATGCGAATACCAACAAATTGGATGCGACATAATG GTTGATGTTGGACAGCAGATGATACACAACGGAGAGTTCATTGAACATCATATGACTCTACTTCTTCGAGTTGTATCAAATATCTCGGGATTCAGAGAACGGGTTGAAGAGGGCGCTGCACAAGTTCAACAACTCGCTGTGACAGTCGGTGAGCAGAGAGGCACAATTGAAAGTCTTCGTGAGCATTTAGGTCGCATGGAAAACGACTTGAAACACATTCCTGCTCAAAGCCGTGCTTTACCCTCTCATATCAGCCTACAGAAATATCACGAAATAGTCGATAAATTGGGGAAATCAACTAGCGATTTGAACAATAATTGCAGCACGCTCGACAGAAGGGTTACCACCTATGAGGGAATAGTTGCTGTCGTGAATGTAGAGGTTGAGCGGAATGCAGAGATAGTGCAGAAGATGAACAAGGAACATCGGGATATCAGAGAAAACTTGGATGGTATGGATAGAAAGACGAAAGCCCAAGACCGGATAATTGCTCTGAAAGATGTCACCCTCGCTGAACAAGACTTACGAATTCAGTCCTTAGAGATGGCTAGTTATGATGGTATTTTGACCTGGCGAATCACAGGCATTGCAAGGAAGAGACGTGATGCCATTTCCGGTCGTACTCTCTCCATCTATTCACCATACTTCTTTTCAAGTCGGCATGGCTACAAGATGTGCGCGCGCATCTACTTGAATGGCGACGGAATGGGAAAAGGAAGTCACGTGTCCCTTTTCTTCGTCATTATGAAGGGGGAGTACGACGCCATTTTGAAATGGCCGTTCTGCCAGAAGGTAACCTTTATGTTGATCGACCAGAACAACAGGGAGCATGTGATCGATGCATTTCGACCTGATCCAGACTCATCATCATTTAAACGTCCAACAGGTGACATGAATATCGCTTCAGGATGTCCACTGTTCATGGCACTGAGTGTTCTGGATAGCAGTCACCACGCATACATCAAAGATGACACGGTTTTTTTACGTATCATCGTCGACACCAGCGATTTGTGA